Proteins from a single region of Clostridia bacterium:
- the spoVT gene encoding stage V sporulation protein T produces the protein MKATGIVRRIDDLGRVVIPKEIRRTLRIREGAPLEIFTDSEGEVILKKYSPIGELGEFASEYTESLHEAIGHIVCVTDRDSVIAVSGAPTKEYLGKKISSDMEKVMRDKENIVYNEDTAGNYCRIYQDEQENKKYSSQVIVPITSQGDTIGSFIIASKEAGVKMGETEIKLAQTAAGFLGRQMEQ, from the coding sequence GTGAAGGCAACAGGAATAGTAAGAAGAATAGACGATTTAGGTAGGGTCGTAATCCCTAAGGAGATACGCAGGACACTGCGCATAAGGGAAGGTGCTCCTCTAGAGATATTTACTGATTCAGAAGGAGAAGTAATATTAAAAAAATATTCGCCTATCGGTGAATTAGGAGAGTTCGCTTCTGAATACACTGAATCGTTGCATGAAGCAATAGGGCATATTGTTTGCGTAACTGATAGGGATTCAGTAATTGCCGTGTCTGGTGCTCCAACTAAGGAATATTTGGGTAAAAAAATAAGCTCAGATATGGAAAAAGTTATGAGAGATAAAGAAAATATAGTGTATAATGAAGATACAGCAGGCAATTATTGTAGAATATATCAAGATGAGCAAGAGAATAAAAAGTACTCTTCGCAAGTCATAGTGCCTATTACTTCTCAAGGTGATACGATAGGTTCGTTCATAATCGCTAGCAAAGAAGCCGGCGTAAAAATGGGTGAGACGGAAATCAAATTGGCACAAACAGCTGCTGGATTTTTAGGGAGGCAGATGGAGCAATAG